The genomic region GGAGGCGGACCGCGAGGAGGACCTCCGCCCGAGGCCGCCCGTGGTGACCATCATGGGGCACGTCGACCACGGGAAGACCACCCTGCTCGACGCGATCCGCGAGAGCAAGGTCACCGAATCCGAGGCGGGGGGGATCACGCAGCACATCGGGGCGTACGAGGTCGAACACCACGACCGCCGGCTCGTGATCCTCGACACCCCGGGCCACGAGGCGTTCACCTCGATGCGCGCGCGCGGCGCCTCCGTGACCGACATCGTGATCCTCGTCGTCGGGGCGGACGACGGGGTGATGCCGCAGACGATCGAGGCGATCGACCACGCCAAGGCGGCCGGCGTCCCGATCGTGGTCGCGGTGAACAAGATCGACAAGCCGGGCGCCCAGCCCGACCGGATCCGGCAGCAGCTGTCCGACCACGGCCTTCTTCCCGAGGCGTGGGGAGGGACGACGCTGTTCGCCAACGTCTCCGCGAAGAAGCGGACCGGGATCAGCGAGCTGCTCGAGCTCGTCCTGCTCCAGGCGGATATCCTCGAGCTGAAGTCGAACCCGGGGAAGATGGCCCGCGGCACCGTCCTCGAATCGCGGCTGGAGAAGGGGCGGGGACCGGTGGCCACCGTGCTCGTCCAGGACGGAACCTTGCGGGTCGGCGATTCCATCGTGACCGGCAGCCACTACGGCCGCGTCCGCGCGCTGGCGAACCACAAGGGGAAGCGCCTCGACGAGGCGGATCCCGGGACCCCCGTGGAGATCCAGGGCCTGTCGGGGCTTCCGGACGCCGGCCAGAAGTTCGCCGTCCTGAAGGACGAGAGGACGGCGCGGCAGATCGCGCTGCACCGGTCCGAGAAGGAGCGCGAGCGGGCCGTCACGCGCCCCCGCCTGAGCCTCGAGGACCTTCACCGGAAGATCGACGCGGGCGAGGTCAAGGACCTGAACATCGTCATCAAGTCCGACGTCCAGGGGTCGATGGAGGCGCTCCAGTTCTCCCTCGGGAAGCTGGCCACCGACAAGGTGAAGGTCGCCGTCATCCACTCGGGCGTCGGCGGCATATCGGAGTCCGACGTGATGCTCGCGTCGGCGTCCTCCGCCGTCATCATCGGGTTCAACGTGCGTCCGGAGCCGAAGGGCGCCGACCTGGCCGAGCGGGAAGGGGTCGACATCCGCCTGTACTCCGTCATCTACGACGTGGTCGACGACATCCGCAAGGCGATGGAGGGGCTCCTCGAGCCGACCCTGAAGGAGGTCGTCCAGGGACGGGCCGAGGTGCGCAACACGTTCCACATATCGAAGATCGGAACGATCGCCGGCTGCAGCATCCTCTCGGGAAAGATCACCCGCAACTCGAGCATACGGCTGCTGCGCGACAGCGTGGTGGTGTACGAAGGGAAGCTCTCCTCCCTCAAGCGGTTCAAGGACGACGTGAAGGAGGTCGTCGAGGGGTACGAGTGCGGCCTCGGCATCGAGAACTTCAACGACATCCAGGTGGGCGACCACATCGAGGCGTTCGTCATCGAGAAGGTCGCCGGGATCCTGGGGTGACGCCCGCCGCGGCGGCATAGAGGGGGATTTTGCTGGTCGCGGTGCTGACGGCGGAGCTGTTCTTTCCCGACGCCGCGTCCCTGAAGGACCGCCGGAGGAGGCTCTCGGGGCTCGTCGCCCGGATCCGGGCCGGGTACCCGGTGTCCGTGGCCGAGGTCGGGGAACAGGGGCTCTGGCAGCGGGGCACGATCGGGGTGGCCCTGGTCACCACCGACGCGCGGCTCGCGCAGTCGATGTTCGACCGGATCACGGACGGGATCGGCGGGAGCGGCGAGGTGGAGCTCCTCTCCCGCCGCGTCGAATATTTCCACCCCGAGGGGAGCGAGATATAGATGAAGGGTCGCGGCGACCGCCCCGCCCGGGTCGGCGAGCGGATCCGGGAGGAGCTCTCCCTCCTGATGCAGCGGAAGGTGAACGATCCCGGCCTCGCCGCCGTGACGATCACCGACGTGTCCGTCACGCCCGACCTCAAGATCGCCCACGTCAACTATTCGGCGCTCGTCGGACCCGGGGAACGCAAGGCCGTAGCGCAGGCGCTGCGGCGCTCCGGCGGGTACCTGCGCCGCGAG from Deltaproteobacteria bacterium harbors:
- the rbfA gene encoding 30S ribosome-binding factor RbfA gives rise to the protein MKGRGDRPARVGERIREELSLLMQRKVNDPGLAAVTITDVSVTPDLKIAHVNYSALVGPGERKAVAQALRRSGGYLRRELGRVLDLRYAPELQFHYDDSYDRGARIDALLKGIAGGEERPDEG
- the infB gene encoding translation initiation factor IF-2; amino-acid sequence: MDKVRIRDLARDLGMESSKEILAFLEKIGAKGKSASSNLEGDLIERVRSHFKKPAPPPPPPRTTTVTRSDGVLERRSQKVILRRGAPAPPPPPEAPEEPPVAEAAPAVPAELHAGPPPVEAPAPAPAPAETAGGEGEAAAEIAPVPEPTVRVVEKPATPPKPEDVRKEKEKKWKKTKPHEKKVQKGVLKQTIIQEVLGEPEVEAKKAEAPAPAAEAEAVVVRQFQPARVAKRRGKPVKEKKAPSTLPPKASKRLLKIEEVVTVGDLAHRMGVKAADVIKKLIEMGMPSTLNQLLDADTASLLAQEYGFEVENVAPEVESLIDQEADREEDLRPRPPVVTIMGHVDHGKTTLLDAIRESKVTESEAGGITQHIGAYEVEHHDRRLVILDTPGHEAFTSMRARGASVTDIVILVVGADDGVMPQTIEAIDHAKAAGVPIVVAVNKIDKPGAQPDRIRQQLSDHGLLPEAWGGTTLFANVSAKKRTGISELLELVLLQADILELKSNPGKMARGTVLESRLEKGRGPVATVLVQDGTLRVGDSIVTGSHYGRVRALANHKGKRLDEADPGTPVEIQGLSGLPDAGQKFAVLKDERTARQIALHRSEKERERAVTRPRLSLEDLHRKIDAGEVKDLNIVIKSDVQGSMEALQFSLGKLATDKVKVAVIHSGVGGISESDVMLASASSAVIIGFNVRPEPKGADLAEREGVDIRLYSVIYDVVDDIRKAMEGLLEPTLKEVVQGRAEVRNTFHISKIGTIAGCSILSGKITRNSSIRLLRDSVVVYEGKLSSLKRFKDDVKEVVEGYECGLGIENFNDIQVGDHIEAFVIEKVAGILG
- a CDS encoding DUF503 domain-containing protein, whose product is MLVAVLTAELFFPDAASLKDRRRRLSGLVARIRAGYPVSVAEVGEQGLWQRGTIGVALVTTDARLAQSMFDRITDGIGGSGEVELLSRRVEYFHPEGSEI